One part of the Thermoanaerobacterium sp. CMT5567-10 genome encodes these proteins:
- a CDS encoding carbohydrate ABC transporter permease, which produces MDLEKNFLSKLKTYLIFAGPVTIAFFTVIILPFIYGIYLTFTDWNGISATHSFIGFQNYLQVFKDKVFWTSFLLTLKYVFFSVILINAIAFFLAYLLTSGIKGQNFFRAGFFTPNLIGGILLGFIWQFVFSNILVYIGQHFNLPIFSASWLSDPNKAFWALVIVTVWQYSGYMMVIYISGFMNIPKDLLEAASIDGANSYHRLKNIILPLMVPSFTISVFLTLQRGFMVYDINLSLTNGGPYKSTELISMHVYNTAFLSQQYGIGQAEAFFLFAVVATVTLLQVYFSKKMEVES; this is translated from the coding sequence GTGGATCTAGAAAAAAATTTTTTGAGCAAACTAAAGACATATTTAATATTTGCAGGACCTGTGACTATTGCTTTTTTTACTGTAATAATATTGCCTTTTATATATGGAATATACCTTACTTTTACTGACTGGAACGGTATTTCAGCTACACATTCATTTATTGGATTCCAAAACTATTTACAAGTGTTTAAAGACAAAGTATTTTGGACTTCTTTTTTGCTTACTTTAAAGTACGTATTTTTTTCTGTAATACTAATTAACGCTATTGCTTTCTTTTTAGCGTATTTGTTGACTAGTGGTATAAAAGGACAAAACTTTTTTAGAGCAGGATTTTTTACTCCTAACTTGATTGGAGGAATATTGCTTGGCTTTATTTGGCAGTTTGTTTTTTCAAATATCCTTGTCTACATTGGTCAACACTTTAATTTGCCTATATTCAGTGCGTCTTGGCTTTCTGATCCCAATAAAGCCTTTTGGGCGTTGGTTATTGTAACTGTATGGCAATATTCTGGATACATGATGGTCATATATATTTCGGGATTTATGAATATTCCCAAAGATCTTTTAGAAGCTGCAAGTATCGATGGTGCAAACTCATACCACAGATTAAAAAATATAATACTTCCATTGATGGTTCCTTCCTTTACGATAAGCGTATTCTTGACTTTGCAGAGAGGGTTCATGGTTTATGATATAAATTTGTCTTTAACAAATGGGGGGCCGTATAAGAGTACAGAGTTGATTTCAATGCATGTTTATAATACTGCCTTTTTAAGTCAGCAGTATGGTATTGGCCAGGCGGAAGCATTTTTCCTATTTGCTGTAGTTGCAACTGTCACATTATTGCAAGTATATTTCAGTAAGAAAATGGAGGTGGAAAGCTGA
- a CDS encoding carbohydrate ABC transporter permease — protein MKRKEYILNGIKLIFLSIVFVLYIFPFFIVLINSFKERKDILINPMMIPSKLNLSNYIDAYTKMDYLHAFANSLIITVFSVSLITLLSSMTAYIFVRRKWKFNQFMFFFMVASMIIPFQGIMIPLVKIYGSIGMMNNKWALIYMYLGFGASLAVFMYHGFIKSIPVELEEAATIDGCSQLQTFFKIVFPLLKPTTVTIAILDILWIWNDFLLPYLVLMSPDQRTLPLSVFYFYGTYTIEYGPAMAALMIATIPVIIVYLIMQKQIIKGVLQGSIK, from the coding sequence ATGAAAAGAAAAGAATATATATTAAATGGCATAAAACTGATATTTTTAAGTATAGTATTTGTATTGTATATATTTCCATTTTTTATTGTATTAATTAATTCATTTAAAGAAAGAAAAGACATATTAATAAATCCTATGATGATACCAAGTAAGCTAAATTTAAGCAACTATATTGATGCATATACAAAGATGGATTATCTACATGCATTCGCAAATTCACTAATCATTACAGTGTTTAGCGTTTCGTTGATAACATTGTTGTCATCAATGACTGCATATATTTTTGTAAGAAGAAAGTGGAAATTCAATCAATTTATGTTCTTCTTCATGGTTGCATCAATGATTATACCATTTCAAGGTATCATGATACCACTTGTAAAGATATATGGTTCTATAGGGATGATGAACAATAAATGGGCTCTTATATATATGTATTTAGGTTTTGGTGCATCATTAGCTGTTTTCATGTATCACGGCTTTATAAAGAGCATACCAGTAGAACTTGAAGAAGCAGCGACGATTGATGGATGCAGTCAATTGCAGACGTTTTTTAAAATTGTCTTTCCACTTCTAAAACCGACGACAGTAACTATTGCCATATTGGATATTTTATGGATTTGGAATGATTTTTTACTACCGTATTTGGTTTTGATGTCACCTGACCAAAGAACATTGCCATTGTCTGTTTTCTACTTTTATGGGACATATACAATTGAATACGGTCCTGCAATGGCAGCATTAATGATTGCGACTATTCCTGTAATAATTGTCTATCTGATAATGCAAAAACAAATTATAAAAGGTGTTTTACAAGGTTCAATTAAATAG
- a CDS encoding carbohydrate kinase, protein MYDVVALGELLIDFTPAGKSENGNTLFEMNPGGAPANVLTAVTKLGGKCAFIGMVGDDQFGHFLKHVLDKNMIETKSLKNTVNANTTLAFVHLDELGDRSFTFYRNPGADMMLSIEDIDRTLIDESKIFHFGSLSLTDEPSKTATLNALMYAKQTGKIISYDPNWRPTLWKDEILAKEVIFSPLKYVDIAKLSLEELYFLTGESDIQVASSKLYDLGIKLVLVTLGKDGCYYKHSSGSGQIPAFNVDVVDTTGAGDAFLGGILYNISKIGCPIEKIDRGDIEEIIRFSNAVGGLCTTKKGAIPAMPSIEEVKKLLS, encoded by the coding sequence GTGTATGATGTAGTGGCATTAGGAGAGTTGCTGATTGATTTTACGCCTGCTGGAAAATCAGAAAATGGAAATACACTGTTTGAAATGAATCCTGGTGGAGCACCTGCTAATGTTTTAACTGCAGTGACGAAATTAGGTGGCAAATGTGCTTTTATCGGGATGGTTGGTGATGATCAATTTGGGCATTTTTTAAAACATGTCCTTGATAAAAATATGATTGAAACAAAAAGCTTAAAAAACACTGTTAATGCAAATACAACATTGGCATTTGTTCATCTGGATGAATTAGGTGATAGGAGTTTTACATTTTACAGAAATCCAGGTGCTGATATGATGCTTAGCATTGAAGATATCGATAGAACATTAATAGATGAAAGTAAAATATTTCATTTTGGCTCATTATCATTAACAGATGAACCTTCAAAGACCGCAACTTTAAATGCTTTAATGTATGCAAAACAAACTGGGAAAATAATATCTTATGATCCGAATTGGAGACCGACACTGTGGAAAGACGAAATATTAGCAAAAGAAGTGATATTTTCTCCACTTAAATATGTAGATATAGCAAAGCTGTCATTGGAAGAATTGTACTTTTTGACTGGTGAATCAGATATTCAAGTGGCTAGCAGTAAGCTGTACGACCTGGGAATAAAGCTTGTATTGGTGACATTAGGAAAGGATGGCTGTTATTATAAACATTCATCAGGTTCAGGACAAATACCTGCATTTAATGTGGATGTAGTTGACACTACAGGAGCAGGCGATGCTTTTTTGGGAGGAATTCTTTATAACATATCGAAAATCGGATGTCCAATAGAAAAAATTGACCGTGGCGATATAGAAGAAATAATCAGATTTTCAAATGCAGTTGGCGGGCTATGCACTACAAAAAAAGGAGCTATTCCTGCTATGCCTTCTATTGAAGAGGTAAAAAAATTGCTATCTTAA
- a CDS encoding glycoside hydrolase family 32 protein translates to MSKISNPNEFIRRSKVKLIPMYRLKYHLMGEYGWINDPNGFIQFKDNYHLFYQHYPYDAVWGPMHWGHAVSKDLIKWTYLPIALAPNKDYDRDGCFSGSAIEKNGKLYLFYTGHIYTKKEKNDDYKQVQNMAISADGIAFEKYEKNPIIDDKQIPDKASKKDFRDPRIFKIGDTYYLLIGSNDEHGIGQVLMYKSIDLKKWEFVNILLKGNEDTGINWECPDIVRFDDRDILFVSAQYMRPNGIYFKNTHSSIYFMGELNSEEGKFTYKDYWLVDYGFDFYAPQISVDKNGRNIMIAWMNMWETDLVTNRLGHNWAGAMTLPREVIKIGEEIYFKPISEIVKYRKNEYSLQDIELNGEVNLETNGICYEIDAEFEPQDAYEFGVKVFKGKCEETVLLYNCRERLFTFNRERSGIGPKGERKAEVELIDGRLRLNIFVDVSSVEVFINGGKKVMTGRVYPDSQSVNISLFSNGLCKVVNFKKWDIGLE, encoded by the coding sequence ATGAGCAAAATTAGTAATCCAAATGAATTTATAAGACGTAGTAAAGTAAAGTTAATCCCAATGTACAGATTGAAATACCATTTAATGGGTGAATATGGGTGGATAAATGATCCAAATGGATTTATTCAGTTTAAAGACAATTACCACTTATTCTATCAACATTATCCATATGATGCTGTATGGGGACCAATGCATTGGGGGCATGCTGTAAGCAAAGATTTGATTAAATGGACTTATTTACCTATAGCTTTAGCACCTAATAAAGACTATGACCGAGATGGATGCTTTTCTGGAAGTGCCATCGAAAAAAACGGGAAATTATACCTTTTTTACACAGGACATATATACACTAAAAAAGAAAAAAACGATGATTACAAACAGGTTCAGAATATGGCCATATCAGCAGATGGAATTGCATTTGAAAAGTATGAAAAAAATCCGATAATAGATGATAAACAGATTCCAGATAAAGCTAGCAAGAAAGATTTTAGAGATCCAAGAATTTTTAAAATAGGTGATACCTATTATCTTTTAATTGGCTCTAATGATGAACACGGAATTGGACAGGTTCTCATGTATAAGTCAATTGATTTAAAAAAATGGGAATTTGTAAATATTCTTTTAAAGGGTAATGAAGATACAGGCATTAACTGGGAATGTCCTGATATAGTCAGATTTGATGACAGAGATATTTTGTTTGTATCAGCACAGTACATGAGACCTAATGGTATTTATTTTAAAAATACCCATTCTTCTATCTATTTTATGGGAGAACTAAATTCAGAGGAAGGAAAATTCACATATAAGGATTATTGGTTGGTAGATTACGGATTCGACTTTTATGCACCACAGATTTCCGTGGATAAAAATGGTAGAAACATAATGATAGCATGGATGAACATGTGGGAGACAGATTTGGTTACAAATCGTCTTGGTCATAATTGGGCTGGTGCTATGACGCTTCCTAGAGAAGTTATAAAAATAGGTGAGGAGATATACTTTAAGCCAATATCAGAGATAGTTAAGTACAGGAAAAATGAATACAGCTTGCAAGACATAGAATTAAATGGTGAAGTTAATCTAGAAACGAATGGAATATGTTATGAGATTGATGCTGAATTTGAACCACAAGATGCATATGAATTTGGAGTTAAGGTATTTAAGGGAAAGTGCGAAGAGACTGTTTTGTTATATAATTGTCGCGAAAGATTATTTACATTTAATCGAGAAAGATCAGGCATTGGTCCTAAAGGAGAGAGAAAGGCAGAAGTTGAGTTAATAGATGGTAGATTAAGGCTTAATATTTTTGTGGATGTATCGTCTGTTGAAGTTTTTATAAATGGTGGGAAAAAAGTAATGACTGGAAGAGTTTATCCTGACAGTCAATCTGTAAATATTTCATTGTTTTCTAATGGACTCTGCAAAGTTGTAAATTTCAAGAAATGGGATATTGGTTTGGAATAG